TTGGGGGGGGTGAGTGGGGGAAGAGTGGAaactggagagggtggggaagaGGAAAATGCGCAAGCGCCAAGGGTCGGGCGGCTCGGTGGACGCCGGGAAATGGAGTCCCCAGTATGGAGAAAAACTAGCGATTTGAGTAGAGGCGAACTACGAATCCCAGGAAAACCTGCGCACGACCCTGGTGTCGCGAGGCCCCCGAGAAAGACGTCTGGGGGGCGGGGCTCAGCGAGGCACCACCGGAAGCGGAAGCCAAGTACGACGTTCGGGGCCAGCGAGCCTGGGAAATATAGTCGTGCGCTCACTGGACTGAGGGGTCGAGAAGGGGCGGGGACTGGGGCAAGCTGACTGATCCCTCCCCGCCTCTCTCACACCTTTCCCCTCAGGTCCCAGCTTGGTGCTACAGCCCTGCGGATGGACTCCATTCTAGGTCTATCCACTGGGCTCCTATTGCCAGTCAGGTTCCTCCTCCGAGTCGGACCCGCCACTAGATCCCCTGACGGACCCATGTTTCACCCGGGATTTGGCGTAAGGCCGGGAGGTGTGACCGGCTCCATTCTGAGGGACTTGGATCGGGTGTGCTTAGGCTGAGCTGAGTGAGTGGTGTGAGAACCGGGACGGCCCAGTGCGCTAACCTGAGGTGGCGCCAGCCATTCTGCTGTTCGTCCCTTTGgacttttccatttcctcttagGGCTTGAATGGAGCGTTCTGCTGCGGGCTCTTAAGTGTGTTCTTCGAACCCTGGTCAGAGTAATGGTGAGGGGCAACGTGACGTTATTTCATTTCACAGCTTCTCGGCATTCCACAGGTTTCCTTCTGGCTCCTTAGGGCTTTTCTTAAACCGGAGAATGGTTTCCCAGCTCCAGGAAATGAACTTGTAGGTGGGGGCCACATCGAGGGCCGCGAAGGGCATTGTGGGGGCGTTATGTAAAAGTAGGACCCCAACCGACAGAACTCCGGGGTCCTCGCGCTAGTTAGGCACGCGATGCTTGACGCGTATACTCGAAAAGGTTCCAGCGCGGGAAACCACCTTTTgggtgttttgttgttggtgtCGTCACGCATGCGTCTTCGTGCCGTGTGGCTGTTTGTCAACTCTTTAGATTAGAATAGCGCCATTTTACGGTACGGAACCTACAAAGCAACGCAGGCAGGAGCCTTTCCCATTTTCTGGAGATACTGCAGAAAAATGTCACGTCTGTTTTTGTTTGGAAACAGGAGATCTCGAAATAGGATCGAGCAAGAATTAAAGGGCCGGTTTGAGTTTCCTTAGTGGTATgtattaagagatttttttttttcttctcagtgctGCACATTGAATCCAGGGTTTTATATTTGCAAGAGCTCTGCCATCTATGTAGATCCACACGTCTAATCCCTCATGGAGTTTTAGTAATCTTTACTAAGGGGCCGGGTCTATTATTCTAGGGGTCACTATTTTTACATGTGACCCAGGACCCTTAAGCCTTGCAGGGCTTTAGGTTGTGGAGTCAAGTTTTGGGGCAGTAGGGTGTTGTTCATCCAAGGCCACCCTTTCTCCCAGCAGATCCCTGGAGGTGGTACTGGTCACTACAGAGGCCATCGGGTTAGGTTGCTTGTTTCATCCTTCTTTTGTCTACATTTTCCCAAAAGCCATGTCCAGGCCTTCCCTCATCACATTCACCCCAGCCACAGACCCCAGTGACCTATGGAAGGATGGGCAACAGCAGTCAGAGCCTGAAAAGCCAGAGCCCACCCTGGATGGGGCTGCAACACGGGCTTTCTATGAGGCACTGATTGCAGATGAGAACAGTACGCCTGAACCCCAGAGATTTCGGCCTGATCCtgttagggagaaaaaaaggaagaaaagaagaatgacaAGGGAGGTTGCAGCAGAAGCAGTGGCAGTAGGAATACCAGGAAGACATGGACAAGGCAGATCCTTTGAAACTGAGGACAAAATGACCCAGTGGATATTGAAGGCTGCCCAAGAGGGGGACCTGGCAGAACTTCGAAGGCTGTTGGAGCCCTGTGAGGCAGGGGGAGCTGGAGGGAATATCAACGCTCGAGATGCCTTCTGGTGGACACCTCTGATGTGTGCTGCTCGAGCTGGCCAGAGTGCTGCTGTGCACTATCTCCTGGGCCGAGGGGCTGCCTGGGTGGGGGTCTGTGAGCTGGGTGGCAAGGATGCTGCTCAGCTGGCTGAAGAAGCAGGCTTTGCCAAGGTGGCCCGCATGATCAGGGAGAGCCATGGAGAGACACGGAGCCCAGAGAACCGGTGAGGGGGAACCTTATCCCATACTCTTCTTTCAATGTGTTCTGCCTTTCCTGGCCACCCCACACTAGAGGCCCTAGAACAGCTTAAGGAGTGTCCCTATTCTCCAGGGTAGGTTGATAAAGTAATATACTCAAGTGGTTATGGACATATACTCCCTAGGTTTAAATTCTAACACCACTTATTTGGAAGAAAATGACTACATATGTTTTCCCCTCTGAGAAATGGGGGTTAAAGAGCACCTTTTTCATGGGATTGTTTTTAGGATTCAGTGAGTTAAATATATAAGTGCTAGAATAGTACTTGCCATGAAATCTGcactataaaaataatagctaTAGTCATTATCATTCCCTTTCCCAAGATCTTGTGAGGCTTGGTTGCCAACTTTTCTTCCCAATATTGCCATCTGGGTCCCTCTTGCTAGGTGGGGAGGGGcttgggtatagctcagtggtggagcacttgcctcgcatgcatgaagccctgggttttaaTCCCATcattcaaagcaaaacaaagtgaTGATGCTAAGTGGGAAGGAAGGCAATGTGTTCCTTAGCAGAAAAGCTGGAGGGATTCTGCCCCACACTGCCATCCTCCTAAGGCCTCAATTCTTCGCCTTTGATTcctctgttcttctttctctgtagGTCTCCTTGTCCCTCCTCTCAGTACTGTGAGACCTGTGATGCCCATTTTGAAGACTCCAACCACTGCACATCCACTGCTCATCTGCTGTCACTGACCAGGGGTTCCCAGCCCGCTAGCCTTCCCTTTGGGGTGCCCACCTCCAGCCCTGGTTTCAAGCTGCTGCTGAGGGGAGGCTGGGAACCAGGAATGGGGCTGGGACCCCGGGGTGAAGGCCGTGCCAACCCCATACCTACCGTCCTCAAGAGGGACCAAGAAGGTCTAGGTTACAGATCAGCACCCCAGCCCCGAGTCACACATTTCCCAGCTCGGGATACCCGGGCTGTGTctgggagagagagagctccTCGAGTGGCCACACTTAGCCGGAGGgagaacagaaagcaagaggagaaggACAAGGCCTGGGAGCGGGATCTGAGGATATACATGAACCTTGATTTCTGACATAGGTGAAATCTGATGTTGGTCTGCTTTGAATTCTGAACTTGGATCTCTGACTTGGGCCCTTCGACTTATGTTTTCTGGGATCTGCCCAGGTGCCAGATCTTCAGGTTTTGGTCGTTGGACACTGATTTGGTGAGGAAGGGCTGAGAATTGAGAAATAAACATCTTGTATTgtggtttatttacttttttggaaTCTGTTGAGGAAGCCAAACAGAAATCTGGGGACTACATATAAGTCCCACCTGAGCCAAAAGAGGCAGCCTCCCCAGGTGACTGCCAGTCTGGGTTCATTTCCAGATCCTAGCCCCTGCTGGATAGGTGCCCCACCTATTCTTTCAAACTTTCCTGAACTCTGGAATTGCAATAATTCTCACTTCCCCTAAGAAGGGTCCCCTGACTATTCCAGCCAATTCAGTCACTGATCTTAAACATAGTCATATACAATGTACTAAGACTACTAGTGAAAGACTTTCCCAACCCTGCAGGAGGGAAGTGTAGTCATTTTATTACATTATAATGGGTGGTGATAGGGTAAGTCAAGGAAAGCCCTTACTCTCAAGAGCTCTGTGATACAAGGTGTAATTATCCGCCCTTAATGCTGTTTGAGCTGGGACCAAACCGGCCTCCCAAATCTAAACTTGTCACAGTTCATTTCACAACCTGAAAGCTCCTGAGGGCAGGGAATAATTTGTTTTCCCACAATTTGCCACTTTAGCACCCCCTCACTCCATTGTGCTCATACCAGGTGCTAGGCACATGAAGAGTTAACAGATCCCTGCATGGAGGGGCAAAGAAGGGCCGCTACAGTCTCAATGTCCCCCTCATCATTTTCCCCTCCGGAAAAGCCTTTCACAAAGTCGTGCGAGATAAGTGGAGAGTGTGTGCTGGAGTTGGGAGGACGGATACACAAGAACCCAAGGGCAGTGGGTAGGCGAGTTTAGAGAAGCACCGGGGCGTAGTGCCTCTGGGAGGTGAAAACAGAGAACTGGGTTTGTATTCTGATTCTGGCCCTCGCGAATACGCGCCGCCGCCTGCGGAACCGAGCTCAAAGAAAGCGCGGGGGTAGCGGGGAGGTCGATCCTCAGGGTCCGCCCCGCGATCTGTGGGCTCCGCCCCCGCCAGTCCCTCCCGTCCCGGTGCAGCTGCTTCCGGGCTCCGCGACTACAGGCGGTCCGCGAGGCCCGGGCTCCGACGCTGGGCCCAGGAGCGGTCCCAGTGCACAAGCGCCTGGACGCCTGGGTCCCCACGTAGGCCCGCGCTGTGCCTCCCGACTGGGATCTCCGAGGATCTCCGTCCTGACCTTGCGGAGGCCGAGTCTCTGTTGTGTCCTCGCCGGCCGGTGGGGCCACTTTGTAGGAATCATAGCCTCCTTAATCGGGACGGACGCTACTGGCTGGAGTTTGCTGGACATCTTCCACCTACTTCCCAACAGAGACTTCCTATTCCTTGAACTCCCTTGGGGCAGCAGATTAAGACTTTTCAGATCCAGGAGGACCTAAGAACCCTGGGccacctttcttccttccttctttgatgGAGCACCGCCTCCCCAGTTTCTGGGGCACCTTGTGGCGTGGCCTTGGTGAGTGAAACTTGGGGTGCTGCCTGCTGGGAAGGAAATCTGGAACACGGACACTGTAGGGGTGACCCCGGTCTTGTCAGACCCTGAGACTCTTGAAATCTCATGGGTGGGGATTGTGGTGGTGAATGAATTCGAGTGTGCCTCCCTTCTTTACCCCCAAacggaaaacaaaacaaaccacttGCCATTCTTGAGGCTGCATGACCATTCAGGGGAGCGGGGAGCCCCTTCTGAATTCAGAATAGGACGGCATCAACAAGCAGATAACCTGTTCTGAACCTGAATAGATTCTGCCTTCTGAGGAGACCTTGAGAGTGTAAGAAGTGCCAGGAAGTAGCCCCAGATTTGGGGAGTTCATTACACACCCCAACCATGTTCCTGCGACGGCTTGGTGGCTGGCTACCTCGCCCTTGGGGCCGCCGGAAACCCATGAGGCCTGACCCGCCTGCCCCAGAACCCAAATGGGTGGACAGCTCCCCTGAGAATTCAGGGAGTGATTGGGACAGTGCCCCAGAAACCATGGGAGATGTGGGGCCTCCCAAGACCAAGGACTCAGGGACACTGAGGAGTTTCCCGGCTGCTCCAGAACCAAGCAGGGAGCCCCAAGTTGAGCAACTGGGGAACAAAAGAATGGATTCCCTCAAGTGGGACAAGACTGTCTCTAGCACTCAAGAGTCTGGGAGACTGGAGGATGGAGGGGCCATTCCAAAACTAGAATGGGATCCTGTGGATTCAGGTGGCACCAGGAGTCCTGGGGTGTCTCTTGAAGGGGGACTGGGCGCCCCTGGGCCAGAAGTCCCAGTGGAGAAAACTGGCCAGCATCAGAAGCTGCTGGGCTGGCTGCGGGGGGAACCAGGGGCACCCCCACGGTACCTGGGGGGCCCAGAGGAGTGTCTGCAAATCTCCACCAACCTGACCCTACACCTGTTAGAGCTGCTGGCCTCAGCCCTGCTGGCGCTGTGCTCTCGGCCATTGCGGGCAGTCTTGGATGCATTGGGTCTTCGAGGACCAGTGGGCCTCTGGATTCACGGGCTACTGTCTTTCCTTGCTGCTCTGCATGGGCTCCATGCTGTGCTGAGCCTACTTACTGCCCACCCTCTACACTTTGCCTGCCTCTTTGGCCTCCTGCAGGCGCTGGTGTTGGCTGTCAGCCTCCGGGAGCCTGGTGGGGATGAGGAGGCCACTGACTGGGAGGGTGAGGGTTTCCTGAGGGAGGGTGAAGAACAGAGGGGAGATCAAGGAAAGGGACTGTGActatggggtggggtgggggcaaaaGGCGAAGATAGTGTGGCCTTTAGTAAAAGACTGGGGAGCATGACTCTGATTGTAAGCACAGGGACCTCAGGGATCAGAAAGAAACCCGAGAGTGAGGCACAGGGCCCCCCTTCATACACAGGAGAGAACAGAGCTGTTTAGCTGAGAGAACAGACATATTTATGGATGGTGGGCATTACCCTAGGATTCACCAGCTGTTGTTACTTTCTGCTTTTACATTtatccttttacattttttctttccacctccattaaaaaaaaaaaaaaaagtgatagtgGAGAATAAATACCAATGGGTCTTTCCTCCCTTTCCAAATTTGCCAGGGGTGGAGGAGACCAAAAAGGCACAATAGAGATCTCTTCACTAAGAGGGTGGCTGAGAGACCCAAGATGTCCCGGGAGCCTGGAACCTGAGCCATCTAGGAAGGAATGGGGCTGCTATGTTGGTGGATTAGGAACCTGGAGAGGGCCCACAGGTGACAAAGGCTGCAGGAAGATCTGGTGCTCTTGAGTCAGAGGAAGGTGTAGGCAGTATTGGCAGGAGTACCACAGCTCAGAAGGGACTCGCAGCTCAGACAGGGGAGCACTGAAGTTTGTAGTTCCCACTAAGAGACTAGGGGCTTGTTCACTCAGCAATAAATAACTGTGTAATACTAAATCCTAAATACACCACTACAATGTGAGAGGTACTGTCACTCAGTGTCTTTCCTGACGCCGTCCAATTTGGGGGGTTAGGTGGTAGAGGGTCTAGAGGAGTGTTGAATTAGGGGGAGTAACATTGATGTCTGGAGATAAACCCCAGGATGTGATGTGgattgaaaaatcatttttattttccttgaaaggGAATCAGGAGTCTCCAGCTTCTCTTTCCCCCAACAACTCAGCAACCGCTATATTGTTCTGGGGGCACAGATGAAGTTAAGGTCAGTTACTGGACAGTTTGCAGGCCTCtgtgaagggaggaaggaaaagaagatagAAAGGCAGTCCAGGGAGAGAATAAGATTGGTGGTTTTGGGGTTGGGGAAGAATGTGTGCCTTTATTCCCCCATGTCAAAGGACTCTTAAAGGCCTTTTCTCCTGTATGTCTGAATCTCTGCCCCCTTTATCCACTATAGACTTAAACCTGTTTTTTGAATAGCCCAGAACCCATCCTGGTTCCCTTAGACAACATCACAGCTCTTAGTCATATCCCTGTGATGCCATCATAGCTTATGAGATGTACAAGTGACCTCACAGCCACTCAGGTGATGTCTGCCTTTGGCCATGCCCTCTGGTAACATCACATGAGCCTCTCATTTAGCACTTGCAGAAGACCTGGTGAGTCCCAGTCCTCTTCTGGAAGACTTTAACCCCTCACCTTGATTCCTGGGAGTTAGTAAGAAGGCTCTGGAGTCCAGGCAGGAGGTCAGGGTCTGGAATTCTtccacacacttctcagaagggtGTGGTGAGCGATCTGAAAGGGCAGGGTGCAGCCAGGCCAGTCAAAGACCCTCCTTCTCACCCCCAGGACCTCACAGAAATTCTCAGCCCATTTTGAAAGGATGTCTAAGGGCCCAGACTGGGGAGCCCTTCTGCCTTCCCTTGTTTCACTGACACTTCCTGCCTTGCATTTCCACTCACTGTAGAGGAGAAAGCGCTGGTAACCCTGGCCTGTCTCTTTCAGCATAATTCCACCTGGGCATGAGCTGGAGAAGAGCTCAGTCTTCATGTCAGGGCGGCCTGTCAGGGCAGAGTGGGGGATGGGTGAGAACAGAAATGCAAAACCAAGCTTAGGGAGGCTGGGGTGGTTGAGAGCTGGTGGGAACCAACCTTCAGTTCTGAGGTCTGTGCTCCCTTCAGTCAAGTGATAAATCCATTCACGGGGCACACAGAATCCATTTTTCCTGCAGAGGTGATGATAGCAAGAAGAAAAGACAAGAGTGTTACCCCAACCACACAGTACcaccatggtttttttttttttttttttttttttgtgtcagggatttaacccagggccttgtgcaagcactctaccaactgagctacatccccagccccagcatgtTTTTATTCCATCTTGTTCTTTGCTGATGCCTGACTCCCTTTGGGTTTCAAGCTACCAAGAGATGGTTAAGTCCATTCTTTCTCCAGAGAGCAACTGGTAGAGCTATTGAATTCACTGGGCCAAGAGTCATGGATATACCGACCAAGAGCCCAGTGGGTGGCTGCTCACACTTTGGGCAGAGAGTGCAACTATTGATGCCTCTGCCTTCTCACTACTCACATGCGGATGGTAGCACGAAGCTGGAGCTGCAGTGGGGCAGAACCAGAAGCCATGTTGAAGATAATGTTGTCCACAGAGTCAAAAGTTGCCAACTCCTCCTTGGTGGGAGCTGCCCCTGCGATAAAGTACCACTGGCCCAGGTGGGGCTCTGGGAACTGGAGAGACAATAAGGGGAATAAAAGAGGGTAGATTGGGGGGTCCATCTCAGAATTCATTCAACTGCTTCATCAGTCAGCACAGCAAGATTCGGGGTGAAGGTGTTGGTTGTCTTCCTCTTTCCAATTGGGGGCTAAGTTCATGACAAGGAGTCATGAAATAACTTCCTCTTTGATCCTCTGCAATCAACCTGGGTAACCACTCTACCCCACCCTCCAATTCTTTCATATCTCCACAGTGATGGCTACAGcattgatatttttcttcctgttttcatcATCAAAACACTCAtgtttcttcctcccttttcaaACATAGCTTCTGGTTATCCTAGGCTACCCACCCAAGACTCTTAAGGCTTCCACCATAGGCTTCCCCCATTCTCAGTCCATACCTCTTTCTCATCCACTCCCAGAGTTGTCAGTTGACTGTGTTCAGGGCACTGATAGATGGAGTTAAGGAGAATGCCATAGAGGTAGAGTAGAGCTGCCCAAATTTGATTGAACATCTTCAGGTGGGAAGGAGCTGGTGGTCTGGTGGGGTAACTGGTGCTTTAACTGCTCTCTTCACCGAGGGCTGCTCAGTCCACTCGCTTCCAGCCCCCATGCCTCGACCCTTGACCCCTTCACCTGCTAATGAATAACTTCAACCTTGTTTTCCAACCCAAACCTGGATTATCTACAGTGTGTGGGgccttcctccccctcttctgGATGCAACCATTGCAGGATCTCTCAATTTTGAGGAGAGCTAGAAGCCTGTGGTCTTTCATCCCATATCTTGGTGGGAGATCTTTTTGTGTTGTGCTGCATCAAAGAGAAGTGGCTTGACAGGGTCCTAATTTTATTAATCTCTATGTCttgtttttttcatctgtaaaatgtgcaAATCTTCACTTAGGAAACTTTTTGAGTCCTAGCTGTTTGCCAGGAACTGGCTAATCCCTAtggatataaaaacaaataagacacAATCCCTGGCCTTGAAAAAGCCAGGGATATAGGAAAAACTAGTTGTGTAAACAACCATTGACATACAATCTTAAGTGCTTTGAACAGGTATGAACTGGTTGCTGGGGCATGGAGGGTTTTCTCTTAAGTTTATAATTGTAGAAATAGTTTGTACATACCCCAGAAAAGCTTGCTGACACATAAGTGAGTTAATTCAATGTTTATTActacaaaagaccacatattctAATGATTAAAGAAAATGGCATTGCTGTCTGATTggtccaaaccctaactcaggtCTGGGACAATTTTATTAATCTCTCTGTcttgttttttcatctgtaaaatgtgcaAATCTTCAGTTTTAGAGAATTAAATAGGAAGATACATAAAGCCCTTTACAATGACCTGCACATAGTAAATCTAAAGAAGCATTTTCTGTAATTGATAATAATGTTTATAAAGAACTTATACTTTCTGAATTCTCTAATAATGATAAGAATTCTCAAGAGGCAATGGATAGGGCCAAGTGAGTTAAGCAGTTAATGTGATGAGTTGTGGGgcttaattatttaaaactcatGGGCTGCCACAAAAAGATTTACATTGAGAGGTGAGACTGGCTATGGGCTTGTGATTtagttaaaagaaaacataatctgGGCAATGGGTGTCTAAAGAGTTAATTATACTGTTGGGGGTAatgtttacaaattttatttttgcaggaCTGGGggtgaacctaggaccttgcttGTTATGCTAGTCAAGTGCTGAACCACTAatctacaccccagcccttgaaaaattttttgttttggagaCATGGTCTGACTTTGTTGCCTTGGCTGGTCTTGAACTGGCAaaactcttgcctcagcctttggaatacctgggattacaagcccttgaataaaaactaaaaaacaacaacaacaacaacaaaaaaaaaacaacaattattGTAGCAGTAAAGCAGAAGACTCAATCCCGAGTCCGGCAGGCCTGGATTTGCCAGCTCTTCTACTTAGGCTCGTGGATGTTATTATCCATCTCACATGTTGAAAACCCTTTTGCGGTgtttcatgtggtgctgggatgaacccagggcttcacacatgctgtgaaggagctctgccactgagctgcactccttTTAAGGCTTAAAAACATGACAGTTTGTAACCCACTCGGTGGCTGGCACAAACGAAGTGCTCACTAAACATGCTtattggaacttttttttttttttttttcccctgggggGGTGGGATCTAACCCTGgtacgctttaccactgagccacatccccaccccttttaaattttgagacagcctCACTTATCtgcggaggctggcctcgaactcgcgatcctcctgtctcagcctcccgaattgctgggattacgaGGGAGCCACCACGTCCGGCTTTATGGTAACTTAACGGATGTAGTACTTGCACCTGGATATAAACTACGAATTCTAGAAAGGCTAGGAATAATAAGGGTTATAGAGATTGTAATCACCCAAAGCTTAGAAACCCTGTTGGTGGGCCCTTCAAGTCCCCATTTTCAGGGTCTTGTCTTTCGGTCCAGCCGGACTCCGTATGCTCCCAGTTCTCAAATCCAGTGGTGGTGTCCCTTTTCTTGAAAAGTCCTAAAAAGCAGTGGCTTGCTTAGCTTTCCTAAAACATGGCATGTCCCCTCAGCCGCACTTAGCCAATGGCTAGCTTGACACCACAGTCCGCAACACGCCCCACCCGGTCAAAACGATCTCTACCCAACGACGCGACGAGACGCAAAGTAGCCCGCAAACGGACCCCAACCGCCTAAGGTAAAGTGACCTCCGGAGGCGCCGAGCACAGGGCCAGGTGAGGGCCGCAGTGAGAATGAGAGTTTTAGGTGGCTAGGTCAGTGCCGCTCAAAATTCTCTGCCTGCCAAAACTTTAATATTGATAAGGCATAATCCCAAATCTCCAAAATCCAAGATTCATAAAACCATCCACAGCATCTCTCGAAGAAGGCGTGGAGTCGATATATTTTCTTCAGGCATTTATAATGGCCACCTCAACCTCCTAGGTCTCTAGCGTGCTCATAGGCAAAGTGCAAAAGCCATGGTGAGGGGGGTAGGGAGGTGCTTAAATGTTTACGCATGCGTAGTGCGACTCACGCAGGCGCACTACAGTTCCCCGGGCGACGGCGGCGGTGGCTACTGAGGGTGTTCGGCTCTTTCCCATCTAGGCCGGCCCCAGCCCATCTCCACCCCTGGAGCTCACTACCTGGGGCCGCGGACTTCCTCATCGTGCCCCATAAAAGTAAACTTTGGGGACCTGGAGGAGCCGAAAGTACCGCGTCGAGAGCCCCAAATACTATTGGGGAAACGGAAGTGGCTTTCGGTAGCAGACTAGGGGAAACCGGAAGTGACGGTACCGGGGGAAGTCGGGGGCGGAGCCATAGGGTGGTggggtgtgtatgtatatgtgtgtggccGCGTGTTGGTTGCGCCGCTCTGCTGGAACACCGAGGAAGGCGGAAGAGGGGGGCAGTCAGCTAGCCGGtccagctcccccccccccccccccgtaagTGTCAGCCGTCTTGGGTGTGTAGTGATTTCGGCGGGTTCGATGGGCGTGGCGCGCGTGCGCGAAACCACTTTCTCCGCCGAGCCGGGcgctacccccacccccacccccaccccaggtctTGCGTTGTCCCAGAATTGGCCGACTTCTAGGGCCTTTGCCCTATCGCGACCGGTGATGACACTGGTCTCTGGTCTCGTGCTTCCTTCCCTCATTCTCAGCCCAACTGGCCCTCCTTTATTGTGATTGGCATTGTGGAGCCCCTCCCACCTCCTGTCCTTCAGCTCCCTATGCCGTCGATCTCCTGCCCTTTGTGTTTCTCTCCCTGTGCCCCGGAATCAGAAGGGGGATCGGGgcgggtgtgagtgtgtgtgcttgtgtaGGAGAAACTTTTTAGGTATTGGGGCGGAGATTCAGGCCAGGGAGGCTTCCGGTATATAAAATCTTACGGGCGACGCGGACCTTCCTCCCTTCGTTCTTCCTTAGAGAGCTGTCCGCCATGGAGCCCAGTGATTCTACCAGTACCGCTATGGAGGAGCCTGACAACTTGGAGGTATTAGTGAAGACCTTGGACTCTCAGACTCGGACCTTTATTGTGGGGGCCCAGGTGAGATCCCAGTACTTCTGGAAGATACCCATtagctcttcctcttcctcccttagAACTGATGGGAGAGCCTGATTTTCTTGTCTTCAAATTTTCATTGATTCCTTTGTTTATATTCTAGATAGAACATCTTTTGATGTGTTTGTTGGGGGAGGTATGTTTATTGTTAAGTGAGGCagattttattttgcctttcttcACCTTGCTAGAACTCAGTGCAAAGTAAAATAGACCCGAAGGAGGAACCTGTGCTATCATGGGTGGACCCTAGCCCAAAGGAAGAGTTGGGGCTCC
This portion of the Marmota flaviventris isolate mMarFla1 chromosome 6, mMarFla1.hap1, whole genome shotgun sequence genome encodes:
- the Gpank1 gene encoding G patch domain and ankyrin repeat-containing protein 1; this encodes MSRPSLITFTPATDPSDLWKDGQQQSEPEKPEPTLDGAATRAFYEALIADENSTPEPQRFRPDPVREKKRKKRRMTREVAAEAVAVGIPGRHGQGRSFETEDKMTQWILKAAQEGDLAELRRLLEPCEAGGAGGNINARDAFWWTPLMCAARAGQSAAVHYLLGRGAAWVGVCELGGKDAAQLAEEAGFAKVARMIRESHGETRSPENRSPCPSSQYCETCDAHFEDSNHCTSTAHLLSLTRGSQPASLPFGVPTSSPGFKLLLRGGWEPGMGLGPRGEGRANPIPTVLKRDQEGLGYRSAPQPRVTHFPARDTRAVSGRERAPRVATLSRRENRKQEEKDKAWERDLRIYMNLDF
- the C6H6orf47 gene encoding uncharacterized protein C6orf47 homolog gives rise to the protein MFLRRLGGWLPRPWGRRKPMRPDPPAPEPKWVDSSPENSGSDWDSAPETMGDVGPPKTKDSGTLRSFPAAPEPSREPQVEQLGNKRMDSLKWDKTVSSTQESGRLEDGGAIPKLEWDPVDSGGTRSPGVSLEGGLGAPGPEVPVEKTGQHQKLLGWLRGEPGAPPRYLGGPEECLQISTNLTLHLLELLASALLALCSRPLRAVLDALGLRGPVGLWIHGLLSFLAALHGLHAVLSLLTAHPLHFACLFGLLQALVLAVSLREPGGDEEATDWEGEGFLREGEEQRGDQGKGL
- the Apom gene encoding apolipoprotein M isoform X1, with amino-acid sequence MFNQIWAALLYLYGILLNSIYQCPEHSQLTTLGVDEKEFPEPHLGQWYFIAGAAPTKEELATFDSVDNIIFNMASGSAPLQLQLRATIRMKNGFCVPREWIYHLTEGSTDLRTEGRPDMKTELFSSSCPGGIMLKETGQGYQRFLLYNRSPHPSEKCVEEFQTLTSCLDSRAFLLTPRNQEACKLSSN
- the Apom gene encoding apolipoprotein M isoform X2, translating into MVCPEHSQLTTLGVDEKEFPEPHLGQWYFIAGAAPTKEELATFDSVDNIIFNMASGSAPLQLQLRATIRMKNGFCVPREWIYHLTEGSTDLRTEGRPDMKTELFSSSCPGGIMLKETGQGYQRFLLYNRSPHPSEKCVEEFQTLTSCLDSRAFLLTPRNQEACKLSSN